A portion of the Vreelandella subglaciescola genome contains these proteins:
- the sbcB gene encoding exodeoxyribonuclease I: MAPPNAAPASFLWHDYETFGADARRDRPAQFAAIRTDAALNEIGEPVELYARPADDYLPHPTACLITGITPQKARRHGLPEAEFAGEVLRHMSEPGTCAVGYNSLRFDDEISRHLFYRNLLDPYAREWQNGNSRWDLIDVVRAFYALRPAGIEWPKREDGAPSFRLEALTAANGIEHASAHDALTDVRATIALARLLREKNASLFDYLLGLRGKRAVAKQLDLPGAKPLLHISRRYPASRGCSALVVPLAEHPSNPNGVIVYDLSVDPSEMLALSPAQIRERVFVSQADLSEGETRIPLKVIHINRCPVVFPAGFLKDVDGAHKGEYGDIVARLGLNMGACRSHWKTLHDAPGVAAKVAEVFADPAYGDVRDPDLMLYAGGFFSSADRQQMERVRQTPAWDLVGQRFAFQDPRLEEMLFRYRARSYPETLEGEELAQWEAFRWERLNDPTTASFTLKAFAREIEHYNQQTLDDRERQILEELVMYVEGMLPAQAFDA; encoded by the coding sequence GGCGAGCCTGTCGAGCTCTATGCCCGGCCCGCCGATGACTATCTGCCGCATCCCACGGCGTGCCTGATTACCGGCATTACGCCACAAAAAGCCCGGCGTCACGGCCTGCCTGAGGCCGAATTTGCCGGCGAAGTGCTGCGTCACATGAGCGAGCCCGGCACCTGTGCGGTGGGCTACAACAGCCTGCGCTTCGACGATGAAATATCGCGCCATCTGTTTTATCGCAACCTGCTCGACCCCTACGCGCGCGAGTGGCAAAACGGCAATTCGCGCTGGGATTTGATCGACGTGGTGCGCGCGTTTTATGCGCTGCGCCCCGCGGGTATTGAATGGCCCAAGCGAGAAGATGGCGCCCCGAGCTTCAGGCTGGAAGCCCTGACCGCGGCCAACGGCATTGAGCACGCCAGCGCCCATGATGCGCTGACTGACGTGCGTGCCACCATTGCGCTGGCGCGATTGCTGCGCGAGAAAAACGCCAGTCTGTTCGATTACCTGCTGGGGCTACGCGGCAAACGCGCCGTGGCCAAGCAGCTGGATTTGCCAGGCGCCAAGCCGCTGCTACATATTTCCCGACGCTACCCGGCCAGCCGTGGCTGCAGTGCGCTGGTGGTGCCGCTTGCCGAACACCCGAGCAACCCCAACGGCGTGATCGTCTACGATTTAAGCGTTGACCCGAGCGAAATGCTGGCCCTGTCGCCCGCACAGATTCGCGAGCGCGTGTTCGTCAGTCAGGCCGATCTGAGCGAGGGCGAGACGCGCATTCCCCTCAAGGTGATCCACATTAACCGCTGCCCGGTGGTGTTTCCGGCGGGCTTTTTGAAAGATGTGGACGGGGCGCACAAGGGCGAGTACGGCGACATCGTCGCGCGGCTGGGGCTGAATATGGGCGCCTGCCGTAGCCACTGGAAAACCCTGCACGACGCACCCGGCGTGGCCGCCAAGGTCGCAGAGGTATTTGCCGACCCGGCGTACGGCGACGTGCGGGACCCCGACCTGATGCTGTATGCCGGCGGCTTTTTTTCATCCGCCGACCGCCAGCAGATGGAGCGCGTGCGCCAGACCCCGGCGTGGGATTTGGTCGGCCAGCGCTTTGCGTTTCAGGATCCGCGGTTGGAAGAAATGCTGTTTCGCTACCGTGCCCGAAGCTACCCCGAGACCTTGGAAGGCGAGGAGTTGGCACAGTGGGAAGCATTTCGCTGGGAGCGTTTGAATGACCCTACGACGGCCAGCTTTACTCTGAAAGCCTTTGCCCGGGAAATCGAGCACTACAACCAGCAGACGCTCGACGATCGCGAACGCCAGATACTCGAAGAGCTGGTAATGTACGTCGAAGGGATGCTGCCGGCGCAGGCGTTTGATGCTTGA